GCGTCGTGTTCGCGGGCGCTCCCGGTGCGGCCTGCTTCCCGGGCTCCGCGCCCGCTTCGTCGAAAGGATTCGGCAGCGCATTGCGGTCGGTCTTGCCGCTGGCCGTCTCGGGCAGCCCGGGCACCGTGCACACGACCGAGGGCACCAGGTGGGAGGGCAGCGAACGTTCCAACTCTGCCCGTACGGCTGCCTCGTCGAGGACCTCCGCGCCCTCGGCAGGAACCACGTAGGCGCACAGTGCCTGCGGGCCGGCATGGTGCCTGCGGCGGGCGACCACGGCCGCCTGCGCGATGTCCGGCAGCGCGGTGAGCGCCGCCTCGACCTCACCCGGCTCGACCCTGTGACCGCGGATCTTGACCTGGCTGTCGATCCGGCCCGCGTACTCGAGCTGCCCGTCCGGCAGCCGCCGCACCAGGTCGCCGGTCCGGTAGGCGCGCCGGCCGTCCGCGAGGTAGACGAAACGGTCGGCCGTCAGGTCGGGGCGGCCGAGGTAGCCGCGGGCCAGTTGAACACCCGTTACATACAGCTCGCCCAGCTCGCCGTCGCGCACTTCCTGCCGCTGCTCGTCCAGCACGGCCACGGAGGTGCGGTGCACCGGTACTCCGATCGGCGTTGATGCGTGTGAGGCGTCGTCGCCGACGACGGCGGCGGTACAGGCCACCGTCGCTTCGGTGGGGCCGTAGATATTGACGATCAGGCAGTCGGGCCCGAACGATGCCCGTGCCCACTGGCCGGTGCCCGTGGTGAGGTTCTCGCCGCCGACGTGGAGCGCGCGGATGCCTGCCGGACGGAGGCCGAGCCTGGCGGCCAGTTCGAGGTGGGTCGGGGTCAGCGCCAGGGTGTTGGCCTGCCGGCCCGAGAACATCTCACGCAGTTTGACGTGGTCGAGTTCGCCGGGCACCGGTACGACGGCCCCACCGTGCAGAAGCGGCGGAAAGATCTGCATCATCGACAGGTCGAAGCCGGGGGAGAAGGAGTACGCGACCCGGGTCTGTTCGTCGCACCGCAGGAACGGGGCTATCCAGCCGGCCACGTTGACGAGACTCCGGTGCTCGATCTGGACACCCTTGGGCTTGCCGGTGGAACCCGAGGTGTAGATGACATAGGCCAGATCGTCCGGGCCGGGAGCGGCAGCGGTCAGGTCGTGGCGCGCCTGCTCTTGGAGCGTTGCGCGATCGCTGCCGGCATCCTCGAGGAGGATCGTTGTGCAGTCGGCCCCGCTCGCACGGCCGGCCGAGGCCGCGTCCGTCAGACAGAACCGGGCCTGCGCGTCGTGCAGCAGCTCCTTGACCCGCTGCTGCGGATTGCGGATGTCCATCGGCAGGAAAGCGGCGCCTGCCTTGAGGACACCCCAGATCCCGGCCAGGCCGAGCGCCGAGCGGTCGGCCAGCACACCCACCACCTCGCCGCGCCCGACTCCCCGGGCCAGCAGCACCGCCGCGACGGAGTCCGAGCGGCGGTCCAGATCCCTGTACGACCACGGGAGGCCGTCGCCGGTCACGGCGATTGCCTCCGGTTGCCGGGCGGCCTGCGCCCGGAACAACTGCACCACTGTGGTGTCCAGCGGCGGAAGCCCGTCAGGTCCGGGTGCGAGCAGCCGGTCGGCTGCGCCTGGCTTTCGAGGCCGGGTCACGGGCGGCGCGTACGAGACCGGTACGGCCGTGCCCAGCGCGGTCTCGATCCGGTCCAGCAGCACCTCGCAGCGCTCGCCGGCGTCCGCGGCCCCGCGGGCGGAGACCACCAGTTCGGTGTGCTCGGGCAGTTCGAGGAGCGCGATGCTGACAGGAACCAGGGGGGCATGCACCGGCAGGGCGTACACGGTCGTCGCCGCGAACTCCCCGGTACTGAATTCCTCGAGCGCCAGCCGGCCGGCGTTGGAGACGATCGCCGACGCCAGATAGCGGTGCCGGGCGTACGAGCCGGCGCGCGCAGCGCCCACCAGCGCCGCCGCTGCGG
This portion of the Streptomyces sp. NBC_01750 genome encodes:
- a CDS encoding non-ribosomal peptide synthetase; amino-acid sequence: MTVHHAATGIGPGARPEGRTSFRRPVSPTEWSYLAATRLGELLVLQLVVEGTGPIDALELSRAVAQASASCPGSRLVRRGRMWVDSGLPARIVVADGQAFDRRTLTGLPELTGPLADSEGRPGCEVVLLTGEPGTVVFRASHAVMDLKGASVWAAEVFRALRGEPLHGAADSLADYQLLDRLGRTGQRPRLGLDQRSPLAGRAGSGSVWRRRAVPGRHAALAAKVATAVAGAVGGSPARIMVPVDLRRHAPTVSSTANLALPVFLDVPAGHGTDAVHRRLLNALAARQELAAGAETALARLPLPAAAALVGAARAGSYARHRYLASAIVSNAGRLALEEFSTGEFAATTVYALPVHAPLVPVSIALLELPEHTELVVSARGAADAGERCEVLLDRIETALGTAVPVSYAPPVTRPRKPGAADRLLAPGPDGLPPLDTTVVQLFRAQAARQPEAIAVTGDGLPWSYRDLDRRSDSVAAVLLARGVGRGEVVGVLADRSALGLAGIWGVLKAGAAFLPMDIRNPQQRVKELLHDAQARFCLTDAASAGRASGADCTTILLEDAGSDRATLQEQARHDLTAAAPGPDDLAYVIYTSGSTGKPKGVQIEHRSLVNVAGWIAPFLRCDEQTRVAYSFSPGFDLSMMQIFPPLLHGGAVVPVPGELDHVKLREMFSGRQANTLALTPTHLELAARLGLRPAGIRALHVGGENLTTGTGQWARASFGPDCLIVNIYGPTEATVACTAAVVGDDASHASTPIGVPVHRTSVAVLDEQRQEVRDGELGELYVTGVQLARGYLGRPDLTADRFVYLADGRRAYRTGDLVRRLPDGQLEYAGRIDSQVKIRGHRVEPGEVEAALTALPDIAQAAVVARRRHHAGPQALCAYVVPAEGAEVLDEAAVRAELERSLPSHLVPSVVCTVPGLPETASGKTDRNALPNPFDEAGAEPGKQAAPGAPANTTPAGTGPAPGPSTAAVTAGIWSRILHCDATRLDASADFHALGGDSLAVLEMLSALGDELLGQAMEQQFLAQLGSLSENLTLGRVVETVDALRSTS